In one window of Brenneria goodwinii DNA:
- a CDS encoding sugar phosphate isomerase/epimerase family protein — translation MKQIKIGACDWGLPGAGLYATQIAAAVGLDALSLKIGLYENDYPITHHEMQTIYLNEQQKYGIEYCAVALNDFDNIPMHARQNTKEYEIVWDLLRRAVTTAKVLNVPVIQVPGFAASEVITEEDLIHSVRAFQYLCDAAGEHGISVACENLMTPLEFGKMSDLVNRPNFYLYYDSQNYHLFRNYSQIDILEGAFPYMCNQIHVKDGQGAMSGGLLGSGDSGFFDTLSWLKKHDFTGYILLENYYDQLPLRSQAQDPYELVREDIKILKKAIQ, via the coding sequence ATGAAACAAATTAAAATCGGTGCGTGCGACTGGGGTCTACCCGGGGCGGGACTGTATGCCACACAGATCGCCGCCGCTGTCGGATTGGACGCGCTTTCGCTGAAGATCGGACTTTATGAAAACGACTATCCTATTACCCATCACGAAATGCAGACCATTTATCTCAATGAGCAGCAGAAGTACGGTATCGAGTATTGCGCGGTCGCGCTCAACGACTTCGACAATATTCCCATGCACGCCCGGCAGAACACGAAAGAGTACGAGATCGTCTGGGATCTACTGCGCCGTGCGGTGACAACCGCCAAGGTTCTCAACGTGCCGGTCATCCAGGTGCCCGGCTTCGCGGCAAGCGAGGTCATAACGGAGGAGGATCTTATACACAGTGTGCGCGCGTTCCAATATTTATGCGACGCAGCCGGCGAACACGGTATATCCGTTGCCTGCGAAAACCTGATGACCCCGCTCGAATTTGGCAAAATGTCCGACCTGGTGAATCGTCCAAACTTCTATCTGTATTACGACAGCCAGAACTATCACCTATTCCGCAATTATTCACAAATCGACATTCTGGAAGGCGCATTTCCGTATATGTGCAACCAGATTCACGTCAAGGACGGACAAGGAGCGATGAGTGGCGGCTTGCTGGGCTCAGGCGATTCTGGTTTTTTCGACACCCTATCCTGGCTGAAAAAGCATGACTTCACCGGTTACATCCTACTGGAAAATTACTACGACCAGCTTCCTCTGCGTTCACAGGCCCAAGATCCTTATGAGCTTGTGCGTGAGGACATAAAAATCCTGAAGAAAGCGATTCAATAG
- a CDS encoding sugar porter family MFS transporter, with the protein MGLKLSAGGLPVKHNVGYLLKICGVAALGGLLFGYDTSVISGAIGPLRAAFQLSAAETGWAVSNVVVGCILGAIVAGYFANRFGRRVTLFLCALLFTVQSVGAALAPDFFWFVIFRLVGGIAVGIASVVSPMYMSEVSPKNMRGRAVSMNNFAIIFGQIVVFIANYMIARDATEIWLQAVGWRWMIASEVIPCVLFCAVIFFIPESPRWLMLRGQEESAKKTLTHISNEEHALSLMDEIRESINETRGNVQVRFRDLRKDLNARWLVFLGFMIAGLQQVMGVNVMMYYAPMVLRSSSGNMAEALFQTIWIGVAQLIGNAIGVALVDRKGRRPLIAVGSVGVIASLLVVSVSMYTKSNHLMLTGMLAYMVFFGMSWAPLAWTLISEIFPNRCRGLGMSIACTSNWIFNFTVAQGFPMLNENPWLLERFHGAFSMWLFAGLGLFAMWFVMRFVPETNGVSLEKMEDTMMRYAPGRRHASSR; encoded by the coding sequence GTGGGATTAAAGCTGTCGGCAGGAGGCTTGCCAGTCAAACATAATGTGGGCTATCTGCTGAAAATATGTGGAGTGGCGGCGCTGGGCGGCCTCCTGTTTGGTTATGACACATCGGTTATTTCCGGCGCGATTGGGCCTTTGCGTGCGGCGTTTCAACTGTCGGCGGCGGAAACTGGATGGGCGGTGTCGAACGTGGTGGTGGGATGTATCCTCGGCGCGATAGTGGCCGGTTATTTCGCCAATCGCTTCGGCCGACGGGTCACACTGTTTCTGTGCGCCTTGCTGTTCACCGTCCAGTCCGTTGGCGCGGCGCTGGCGCCTGATTTTTTCTGGTTTGTCATTTTTCGCTTAGTCGGGGGTATCGCCGTCGGTATCGCCTCGGTCGTTTCGCCGATGTATATGTCGGAAGTTTCGCCGAAAAACATGCGCGGCCGGGCGGTCAGCATGAATAACTTCGCGATTATCTTTGGCCAAATCGTCGTCTTCATCGCCAACTATATGATTGCACGAGACGCGACGGAGATCTGGCTGCAAGCCGTGGGGTGGCGCTGGATGATTGCGTCCGAGGTCATTCCCTGCGTGCTTTTCTGCGCCGTGATTTTCTTTATCCCTGAATCGCCGCGCTGGCTCATGCTGCGTGGCCAGGAGGAAAGCGCGAAGAAAACGCTCACCCACATCTCCAACGAAGAGCACGCTCTGAGCCTCATGGATGAAATTCGCGAATCGATTAACGAAACCCGCGGAAACGTGCAAGTCCGTTTCAGGGATCTGCGAAAGGACTTGAATGCGCGCTGGCTGGTGTTTTTGGGTTTTATGATCGCGGGCCTTCAGCAAGTCATGGGCGTTAACGTGATGATGTACTACGCGCCGATGGTGCTAAGAAGCTCGAGCGGCAACATGGCGGAGGCCCTGTTCCAGACGATATGGATCGGCGTCGCGCAGTTAATCGGTAATGCGATCGGGGTTGCGCTAGTTGACCGCAAAGGGCGGCGGCCGCTGATTGCTGTCGGCTCGGTCGGCGTAATCGCCAGCCTATTGGTTGTTTCTGTCAGCATGTACACGAAAAGTAACCATCTGATGTTAACAGGCATGTTGGCTTATATGGTGTTTTTCGGCATGTCCTGGGCGCCGCTTGCCTGGACCCTGATCTCCGAAATCTTTCCCAACCGCTGCCGGGGTCTCGGTATGAGCATCGCGTGTACGTCCAACTGGATATTCAATTTTACCGTAGCCCAGGGTTTCCCCATGCTCAACGAAAACCCCTGGCTGTTGGAACGATTCCACGGCGCTTTTTCGATGTGGTTGTTCGCGGGTTTAGGGCTGTTTGCGATGTGGTTCGTGATGCGTTTCGTACCCGAAACCAACGGGGTTTCGCTCGAAAAAATGGAGGATACGATGATGCGTTATGCGCCGGGCCGTCGTCATGCGTCATCTCGGTGA
- a CDS encoding sugar phosphate isomerase/epimerase family protein, with amino-acid sequence MGIRISSAPCCWGVDDVTNPHLPPWERVLSEAHQAGYKGIELGPYGYIPLELERVSAELEKNDLIIVAGTIFDDMVSESNYQNLLRQTGEICSLITKLPQTPKDEGQHFAAPYLTVMDWGHDERDYAAGHPDRAPKLPEDVWKRTVEHFYTIAKKAWEEYGVRAVIHPHAGGYVEFADEIDRIADDIPPEVAGFCLDTGHLTYSGMDPVEWLRKYASRLDYVHFKDIDSKVYSEVMKQKIRFFEACAKGVMCPIGQGIVDYQAVLKLLKEIDYNGFITVEQEKDPRNADASLAEVKKSLDYLLSVGY; translated from the coding sequence ATGGGAATCAGAATATCAAGCGCGCCTTGCTGCTGGGGAGTGGACGATGTAACAAATCCACATCTTCCGCCATGGGAGCGAGTGTTGTCCGAGGCGCATCAGGCGGGATACAAAGGGATAGAGCTTGGCCCATATGGGTATATTCCGCTGGAGCTGGAACGCGTGTCAGCAGAATTGGAAAAGAACGATCTGATTATTGTCGCCGGCACTATTTTTGATGACATGGTATCGGAAAGCAACTATCAAAACCTCCTGCGGCAGACTGGAGAAATTTGTTCGTTGATCACCAAACTGCCACAGACGCCGAAGGACGAGGGACAGCATTTCGCGGCGCCGTATCTTACCGTGATGGATTGGGGACACGACGAACGTGACTACGCCGCAGGCCACCCGGACCGGGCGCCTAAATTGCCTGAAGATGTCTGGAAACGCACCGTGGAACACTTTTACACCATCGCCAAGAAAGCCTGGGAAGAGTATGGCGTCCGCGCCGTTATTCACCCCCATGCCGGCGGATACGTCGAGTTTGCCGACGAGATCGACAGGATTGCCGATGATATTCCGCCGGAAGTAGCCGGATTCTGTCTGGATACCGGCCACCTGACTTACTCAGGCATGGATCCTGTCGAGTGGCTGCGGAAATACGCGTCCCGGCTTGACTATGTTCACTTCAAAGATATTGATTCAAAAGTCTATTCTGAGGTTATGAAGCAGAAAATCCGCTTTTTCGAGGCTTGCGCCAAAGGCGTTATGTGCCCCATTGGGCAGGGGATCGTCGACTATCAAGCCGTGCTGAAACTGCTCAAGGAAATTGACTACAACGGTTTCATCACCGTGGAACAGGAAAAGGATCCCAGAAATGCGGATGCCAGCCTCGCGGAAGTAAAAAAGAGCCTGGATTACTTGCTTAGTGTTGGTTACTGA
- a CDS encoding Gfo/Idh/MocA family oxidoreductase: MNAKSLKMGVIGIGRIGSDHARTIRTVSGVGDLFLADVVSEKAEAVAKELNATAIPAEKILDEVDAVVITTPTNDHANWIIAAAERNIPVFTEKPVALDAATTKSVLDVIERTGTLVQVGFMRRFDGGYINAKKRLERGDIGELHRVHITMGDFPPPPASYIPGSGFIFKDCIIHDVDVTRWVTGQEITEVYAVGKARGPATYIGELGDIDEGGGIWTLSDGTLATFQVSRNNGAGYDIRMELFGTEETLSVGFDTYMPVTSAEPEFVFQQAGKRYPNFYPRFIPAYKSEIRQFIETVNAGGKSIATVADALEALYVCDALDLSLKEHRPVKIDEVRL; encoded by the coding sequence ATGAACGCAAAATCGTTGAAAATGGGCGTAATTGGTATCGGACGAATCGGTTCCGATCACGCTCGAACAATAAGGACCGTCAGTGGCGTCGGCGACTTGTTCCTGGCAGATGTCGTTTCGGAGAAAGCCGAAGCCGTCGCTAAGGAGCTGAACGCCACCGCGATTCCTGCAGAGAAAATCCTCGACGAAGTTGATGCGGTGGTGATCACGACGCCGACCAACGATCACGCCAACTGGATTATCGCCGCGGCCGAAAGGAATATTCCCGTATTCACCGAGAAACCCGTCGCGCTTGATGCGGCTACGACCAAGTCGGTGCTTGATGTCATCGAGCGGACTGGAACCCTGGTTCAGGTCGGGTTCATGCGCCGTTTTGACGGGGGGTATATCAACGCCAAGAAGCGGTTGGAAAGGGGAGATATCGGCGAACTCCATCGCGTACATATCACCATGGGCGATTTTCCGCCTCCTCCGGCCTCTTACATCCCTGGGTCCGGATTCATATTCAAGGACTGCATCATTCATGACGTTGATGTCACGCGTTGGGTTACGGGACAAGAGATTACCGAAGTCTATGCGGTCGGCAAGGCCCGCGGCCCCGCCACCTATATTGGTGAGTTAGGGGACATCGACGAAGGCGGCGGTATCTGGACCCTAAGCGACGGAACGCTCGCCACCTTCCAGGTGAGCCGCAACAATGGCGCCGGCTACGATATCCGGATGGAATTGTTTGGCACTGAAGAGACGCTGTCCGTTGGGTTCGATACTTACATGCCGGTGACGTCCGCTGAACCGGAATTCGTCTTCCAACAGGCAGGCAAACGTTATCCCAACTTTTACCCGCGCTTCATCCCGGCCTACAAATCGGAGATTCGGCAGTTTATCGAAACGGTGAATGCCGGCGGAAAGAGTATCGCGACGGTTGCCGATGCCCTGGAAGCCTTATATGTCTGTGATGCTCTCGACTTATCGTTGAAAGAACACCGTCCCGTAAAAATCGATGAGGTTCGGCTGTAA
- a CDS encoding sugar porter family MFS transporter gives MSNRNVKTGVIYFFGALGGLLFGYDTGVIAIALTYIKQDPTLSATQLSSAAQGLIVSGVLWGAIPGAVMSGPLSDRFGRKRVIIALGFLFTIGALGCAWAPTVSVLVFSRIILGVAVGGASGLVPVYLSEIAPARSRGMIGGINTSMNAVGILMAYIFGNVCAATADWRMMVGLAVVPSVMLMVGMIFMPESPRWLFKNVSEAASRKVLLMIRNEQEVDAEISEINSVNEMEKKRSQNIRKVLSETWVQKVILIGIGLAIGQQILGAQVLLYYTPTILLGVGFSEHFALLSTLGIGIINLLFTFLGMVLIDRWGRKKLLMAGNILMCVSIALLGGLGVLNISSGPLMLACMCLFMVGFSGSWGMTVWVVLSEIFPLKIRGLGMGICSTCLWVSCALVSQFFPILADIIGYYAIFLIFAGINVLVLLFVTFKVPETARRSLETIEMQLRMRYEA, from the coding sequence ATGAGCAATAGAAATGTCAAGACCGGCGTCATCTATTTTTTCGGCGCCTTGGGGGGCCTGCTATTTGGCTATGACACTGGCGTCATAGCCATAGCGCTCACCTATATCAAACAAGATCCCACACTGTCCGCGACTCAATTATCTTCCGCCGCGCAAGGGTTGATTGTCAGCGGCGTGCTGTGGGGCGCCATTCCCGGCGCGGTGATGAGCGGACCGCTTTCGGATCGTTTCGGCCGTAAACGCGTAATCATCGCGTTGGGTTTTCTCTTCACGATTGGCGCATTGGGCTGCGCCTGGGCGCCGACGGTATCCGTATTGGTTTTTTCACGCATCATCCTTGGGGTCGCCGTCGGCGGCGCGTCAGGTCTGGTGCCGGTCTATCTTTCCGAAATAGCGCCGGCGCGCAGTCGCGGGATGATCGGCGGCATCAATACCAGCATGAATGCCGTCGGTATCCTTATGGCGTATATCTTTGGCAACGTCTGCGCCGCCACTGCCGATTGGCGCATGATGGTCGGTTTGGCCGTGGTTCCCTCGGTCATGCTGATGGTCGGTATGATTTTTATGCCGGAAAGCCCACGCTGGCTATTTAAGAATGTCAGCGAAGCCGCTTCGAGAAAGGTTTTACTCATGATACGCAACGAGCAGGAAGTCGATGCGGAGATCTCGGAGATCAACAGCGTGAATGAAATGGAAAAGAAGCGGAGCCAGAACATAAGGAAAGTGCTCTCCGAGACGTGGGTCCAAAAGGTCATCCTGATCGGCATAGGGCTGGCCATCGGCCAGCAGATCCTTGGCGCGCAGGTTCTTCTGTACTATACGCCGACGATTCTGCTCGGCGTGGGGTTCTCCGAACATTTTGCTCTGCTGTCCACGCTGGGCATCGGCATCATCAATCTGCTCTTTACCTTCCTGGGGATGGTGTTAATCGATCGCTGGGGACGCAAAAAACTGCTTATGGCCGGAAACATCCTGATGTGTGTTTCAATCGCATTGCTTGGCGGCCTGGGCGTTCTCAACATTAGTTCGGGTCCGCTGATGCTGGCATGTATGTGCCTCTTTATGGTCGGATTCTCTGGTTCATGGGGAATGACGGTCTGGGTTGTTCTTTCGGAAATCTTTCCGCTAAAAATCCGCGGCTTAGGAATGGGGATCTGCAGTACCTGTCTGTGGGTAAGCTGCGCTTTGGTGTCACAGTTTTTCCCGATTCTGGCGGATATCATCGGCTACTACGCCATCTTCTTGATTTTTGCCGGAATCAACGTGCTGGTATTGCTGTTCGTGACGTTCAAAGTGCCTGAAACCGCGCGCCGCTCTTTGGAAACGATCGAGATGCAATTACGTATGCGTTACGAAGCATAA
- the iolG gene encoding inositol 2-dehydrogenase, with translation MKKITTPMKIAVLGAGRIGRVHIENIYSSVRDMQIKTVADPYLTQEGESFVKGLGIPVATKDVDSVFSDPEIDAVLICSSTDTHADQIIKAAAAGKHIFCEKPVDHDVERVRKALAAVKEAGVKMQIGFVRRFDHNHRAVYDAVRDGKIGTPHILRISSRDPQPPTIEYVRRSGGLFYDMMIHDFDMIRFLADSEVTEVYAKGTVLVDPAIGAEGDVDTALVTLTFENGALGVIDNSRQAVYGYDQRLEVFGTKGSVQSANDIPNTAVVFGADDTSYGTTYKVMWDRYTQAFIDEMKAFADAVINDKVPPITDTDGLYPVLIAAAANKSIKEGRPVKISEVE, from the coding sequence ATGAAAAAAATAACGACTCCAATGAAAATAGCCGTCCTCGGCGCCGGACGCATCGGGCGCGTTCATATCGAAAATATCTATTCCAGCGTACGGGATATGCAGATCAAAACCGTGGCGGACCCATACCTCACTCAGGAAGGCGAATCTTTCGTTAAGGGACTCGGAATTCCTGTCGCAACCAAGGATGTGGATTCGGTTTTCTCCGATCCGGAAATTGATGCGGTCCTGATCTGCTCGTCGACCGATACCCACGCCGACCAAATTATCAAGGCCGCCGCCGCCGGCAAGCATATCTTCTGCGAAAAGCCTGTCGATCATGACGTTGAACGCGTTCGTAAGGCGCTCGCCGCCGTAAAGGAAGCCGGCGTAAAAATGCAGATCGGCTTCGTTCGCCGCTTCGATCATAACCACCGCGCGGTGTATGACGCCGTGCGCGACGGCAAGATTGGCACGCCGCATATCCTGCGCATCAGTTCCCGCGATCCGCAGCCGCCGACGATTGAATATGTGCGCCGTTCGGGAGGGCTCTTCTACGATATGATGATCCATGATTTTGATATGATTCGGTTTTTAGCCGACAGCGAAGTCACCGAGGTTTATGCCAAAGGAACCGTACTGGTCGATCCGGCTATCGGTGCGGAAGGCGACGTGGACACCGCGCTGGTCACACTGACTTTTGAAAACGGCGCGCTCGGCGTAATCGACAACAGTCGTCAGGCGGTCTATGGCTACGATCAGCGTTTGGAGGTATTCGGTACGAAGGGTTCGGTACAGAGTGCGAATGATATCCCCAATACCGCCGTCGTATTTGGCGCCGATGACACCTCCTACGGTACGACCTATAAGGTAATGTGGGATCGCTATACGCAAGCGTTTATCGATGAGATGAAAGCCTTTGCCGACGCAGTAATCAACGACAAAGTTCCTCCGATTACGGATACGGATGGTTTGTAT
- the iolD gene encoding 3D-(3,5/4)-trihydroxycyclohexane-1,2-dione acylhydrolase (decyclizing) codes for MKKTRMTVGQAVVKFLNQQYVSLDGVENRFVDGIFAIFGHGIVVGLGQALDEDPGELRVYHGRNEQGMAHVAMSYAKQNNRRRIIACTSSIGPGAANMVTAAATASVNNVPLLLLPADTFATRQPDPVLQQIEHDSSLAITTNDAFKPVCRYWDRVNRPEQLMTAMINAMRVLTNPAQTGAVCIALPQDVQGESFEFPDYFFQKRVHRIARTPADPDQIQDAVKMILASKRPLFIGGGGTRYSEAGATLQSLCEELSIPYAETQAGKSATPSSSPMNMGGVGVTGTPAANTVAEKADLIVGIGTRFSDFTTGSKEIFRHPDVKVLTINVSEYHAEKLDAAKVVGDAKTCLAAIGAELKAKGYRPGYANGEIEGIKADYITELKRVQSLTYGQDFVPIVPSWTPKIIDDYINTIGGKITETNGLGIVRECIADDAIVVSASGSLPADMERMWLTDAKDSYNMEYGYSCMGYEVSGALGSKLACPDKEVYALVGDGAFLMLHSELTTSIQEKKKINVIIFDNCAFGCINNLQMGNGVGSLCTEFRYRDEETGKTDGDYIYLDFAKVGEGYGLKTYTAKTPEELRAAIEDSKKQTVSTLIDAKVLPKTMAEGYHSWWHFGVASISKSEGTQVSYKNKEEKLKKARMY; via the coding sequence ATGAAGAAAACGAGAATGACCGTCGGTCAAGCAGTCGTCAAGTTTCTGAACCAGCAATATGTCAGCTTGGACGGCGTAGAGAACCGGTTCGTGGATGGTATCTTCGCCATCTTCGGCCACGGCATCGTGGTTGGTCTGGGACAGGCATTGGATGAAGATCCGGGCGAACTGCGGGTCTACCATGGCCGCAACGAGCAAGGCATGGCCCATGTGGCGATGTCCTACGCAAAACAGAATAACCGCCGCAGGATCATCGCCTGCACATCCTCCATTGGCCCCGGCGCCGCCAATATGGTGACCGCCGCCGCGACGGCTTCGGTCAACAACGTACCGCTGTTGCTGCTTCCGGCCGACACCTTTGCGACCCGCCAGCCCGACCCGGTGCTGCAGCAGATAGAGCATGACTCCAGCCTGGCGATCACCACCAATGACGCGTTCAAACCGGTTTGCCGGTACTGGGATCGCGTCAACCGCCCCGAACAGCTGATGACGGCGATGATCAATGCGATGCGGGTGCTTACCAATCCCGCTCAAACCGGTGCGGTATGTATCGCGCTTCCTCAGGACGTTCAGGGTGAGAGCTTTGAATTTCCTGACTATTTCTTCCAGAAACGCGTGCATCGCATTGCCAGAACGCCGGCGGATCCCGACCAGATACAGGATGCCGTGAAAATGATCCTGGCCAGCAAGCGGCCGTTGTTCATTGGCGGCGGCGGCACGCGGTACTCCGAGGCTGGCGCTACCCTGCAGAGTCTTTGCGAGGAACTGAGCATCCCCTACGCCGAGACCCAGGCCGGTAAGAGCGCCACCCCTTCAAGCAGCCCCATGAACATGGGCGGCGTAGGCGTGACCGGCACACCGGCCGCCAATACCGTGGCGGAAAAAGCCGATCTGATCGTGGGTATCGGTACTCGTTTTTCCGATTTTACCACCGGTTCAAAGGAGATCTTTCGCCACCCCGACGTCAAGGTGCTGACCATCAACGTTTCCGAGTACCACGCGGAGAAACTGGACGCCGCCAAGGTTGTGGGCGATGCCAAGACCTGTCTGGCCGCCATCGGCGCGGAACTTAAGGCCAAGGGATATCGGCCCGGTTATGCCAATGGAGAGATTGAAGGTATCAAAGCCGATTATATAACGGAGCTAAAAAGGGTTCAGAGCCTGACATACGGCCAGGACTTCGTTCCCATCGTTCCCTCATGGACGCCGAAGATCATTGACGACTATATCAACACGATTGGCGGCAAGATTACCGAAACCAACGGTCTCGGCATTGTGCGGGAGTGCATTGCAGACGACGCCATCGTGGTCAGCGCTTCCGGCAGCCTGCCCGCAGACATGGAGCGCATGTGGCTGACCGACGCCAAGGATTCCTACAACATGGAATACGGTTACAGCTGCATGGGCTATGAGGTATCGGGAGCGTTGGGCTCCAAGCTGGCCTGCCCGGACAAAGAAGTCTACGCCCTTGTCGGCGACGGCGCCTTCCTGATGCTCCACTCCGAGCTAACCACCTCGATTCAGGAAAAGAAGAAAATTAACGTGATAATTTTCGACAACTGCGCTTTTGGCTGCATAAACAACCTGCAAATGGGCAATGGTGTAGGCAGCCTATGCACCGAGTTCCGCTACCGCGATGAGGAAACCGGAAAAACCGACGGCGACTATATCTATCTGGATTTCGCCAAGGTCGGCGAGGGCTATGGTCTAAAGACCTATACGGCCAAAACGCCGGAGGAACTGCGCGCCGCCATTGAGGACAGCAAGAAGCAGACGGTTTCTACGCTGATCGATGCCAAGGTGCTGCCTAAAACGATGGCTGAGGGCTATCACTCCTGGTGGCATTTCGGTGTGGCCTCCATCAGCAAATCCGAAGGGACTCAGGTTTCTTACAAAAACAAAGAAGAGAAGCTTAAGAAAGCCAGAATGTATTAA
- a CDS encoding Gfo/Idh/MocA family protein: MIYGDKKIERPLRWAMVGGGGTSQIGYIHRSAALRDFYFELVAGALDINPERGKAFGNKLHIANDRCYPDYQTMFEKEQQRPDGIEVVTIATPNGTHYEICKAALNAGLHVVCEKPLCFTTKEAEELVALAKSKNKVVGVTYGYAGHQLIEQARQMIAAGDLGEIRIVNMQFAHGAHNVAVEKNAESTRWRVDPKMAGPSYVLGDVGTHPYYLSEVLLPNLKIKRLMCARQSFVKSRAPLEDNAYTLMEYDNGAVGMAWSCCVNSGSMHGQKIRVIGEKASLEWWDERPNQLLYEVQGEPIRIFDRGMDCLYPSAREEDRIGGGHPEGLFEAWSNLYGRFARAMVAADKHETVDYWYPDVHAGLEGVRWVENCVRSADNGAVWIDYR; the protein is encoded by the coding sequence ATGATCTATGGAGACAAAAAGATCGAACGCCCTCTTCGCTGGGCCATGGTCGGCGGCGGCGGCACGAGCCAGATTGGTTATATTCATCGTAGCGCCGCGTTGCGCGATTTTTACTTCGAGCTGGTGGCTGGCGCCCTTGATATTAACCCAGAACGCGGCAAGGCGTTCGGTAATAAACTGCATATCGCGAACGATCGTTGCTACCCGGATTATCAAACCATGTTCGAGAAGGAACAGCAGCGTCCGGACGGAATCGAAGTCGTCACTATCGCAACGCCCAACGGAACCCACTATGAAATCTGCAAGGCGGCGCTGAACGCCGGCCTCCATGTCGTCTGTGAGAAACCGCTCTGCTTTACCACCAAAGAAGCCGAGGAGCTGGTGGCCCTGGCAAAAAGTAAAAACAAGGTGGTCGGCGTTACCTATGGATACGCCGGCCATCAGTTGATCGAACAGGCACGCCAGATGATTGCCGCGGGCGATCTGGGCGAAATTCGCATCGTTAATATGCAATTTGCGCACGGCGCGCATAACGTGGCGGTAGAAAAAAACGCAGAAAGCACCCGGTGGCGCGTAGACCCCAAAATGGCTGGCCCCAGCTATGTGTTGGGGGACGTGGGAACGCATCCATACTACCTATCCGAGGTGCTGCTGCCGAACCTCAAAATCAAACGTCTGATGTGCGCCAGGCAGAGTTTCGTCAAAAGCCGCGCTCCCCTGGAAGACAACGCATACACCCTTATGGAATATGACAACGGCGCCGTCGGCATGGCGTGGTCCTGCTGCGTAAATAGCGGCTCGATGCATGGTCAGAAAATTCGCGTGATTGGCGAAAAGGCGAGCCTGGAATGGTGGGATGAGCGTCCCAACCAACTTCTTTACGAGGTGCAGGGCGAACCCATACGGATATTTGACCGCGGGATGGACTGCCTATATCCCTCCGCACGGGAGGAAGACCGCATCGGCGGCGGACATCCGGAAGGGCTCTTTGAAGCATGGTCCAATCTGTATGGCCGCTTTGCACGAGCAATGGTCGCCGCCGACAAGCATGAAACGGTCGACTATTGGTACCCGGATGTCCATGCGGGATTGGAAGGTGTGCGCTGGGTGGAAAATTGCGTTCGTTCCGCTGATAACGGTGCTGTTTGGATCGACTACAGATAA
- a CDS encoding TIM barrel protein translates to MMKNKVSIRERIAAAPISWGVWEANGASGWTLPPDLYLRQVQELGLTATEFGPEGWLPVDGRARKALLDAYGLQSLGAFVPVLLFKKDHDPLPEVEKILDNYVQAGASTIIYAALSGGQGYNDRPTLSAAEWTTFFANLDRLVKAAKKRNITPTLHHHMGTIIQTADEIDRLLTHSEIGLCLDTGHAMIAGIHPIDLAKKYGSRINFVHLKDVNNAVAKRVQKGELMYMDALSKGIFHPLGSGEAQIGEIVMALEEAGYRGWYVMEQDAILASEDDLAATFNDIKESLAFLWSLSE, encoded by the coding sequence ATGATGAAAAACAAGGTAAGTATACGTGAACGGATCGCCGCTGCCCCAATTTCCTGGGGGGTTTGGGAAGCGAATGGCGCCTCTGGCTGGACGCTTCCCCCCGACCTTTATTTGCGACAAGTTCAGGAACTCGGGCTGACGGCAACCGAGTTCGGCCCTGAGGGGTGGCTGCCTGTCGATGGGCGTGCCCGGAAGGCGTTGCTGGATGCCTACGGTTTGCAGAGCCTGGGGGCGTTCGTACCGGTGTTGTTGTTCAAGAAAGATCACGACCCCCTGCCGGAGGTAGAGAAGATCCTCGATAATTATGTGCAGGCCGGCGCTTCAACCATCATCTACGCCGCGCTGTCCGGCGGGCAGGGATACAACGATCGGCCGACGCTGAGCGCCGCCGAATGGACCACTTTCTTCGCTAACCTGGATCGGCTGGTCAAGGCGGCAAAGAAACGCAATATCACGCCCACACTACACCATCACATGGGGACGATTATCCAGACGGCGGATGAAATCGATCGGTTGCTCACCCATTCGGAAATCGGTCTGTGCCTGGATACCGGACACGCCATGATCGCCGGCATCCATCCGATTGACCTCGCCAAAAAGTACGGATCGCGTATCAATTTCGTCCATCTGAAAGATGTTAACAACGCCGTCGCCAAGCGGGTGCAAAAGGGCGAATTGATGTACATGGATGCGCTCAGCAAGGGAATCTTCCATCCCCTTGGCTCTGGAGAGGCGCAGATCGGCGAGATCGTCATGGCTCTCGAGGAGGCCGGGTACCGCGGCTGGTATGTCATGGAGCAGGATGCGATTCTCGCATCTGAGGACGACCTCGCAGCCACATTTAACGATATCAAGGAAAGCCTTGCCTTTCTTTGGAGTCTTTCCGAATAA